A stretch of the Polyangiaceae bacterium genome encodes the following:
- a CDS encoding RNA-binding S4 domain-containing protein, translated as MDAVRIDRWLCAARVFKSRTQATDACAGGHVRVNGASARASHPVRVGDRIGALAPRGEVVLEVLALADKRLSPPAARALYVDHSPPPPPREERVAVRDRGAGRPTKAERRALERFRDG; from the coding sequence GTGGACGCCGTTCGTATCGACCGCTGGCTCTGCGCGGCGCGCGTCTTCAAGTCGCGCACTCAGGCCACGGACGCTTGCGCGGGCGGTCACGTGCGGGTGAACGGGGCGTCGGCGCGGGCGAGTCACCCGGTCCGGGTCGGCGATCGGATCGGCGCGCTGGCCCCCCGTGGCGAGGTCGTGCTCGAGGTGTTGGCCCTGGCCGACAAGCGTCTCTCCCCACCCGCCGCGCGGGCGCTGTACGTTGACCACTCGCCGCCGCCCCCGCCGCGGGAGGAGCGCGTGGCGGTCCGCGATCGCGGTGCTGGGCGCCCCACGAAGGCCGAGCGCCGCGCGCTGGAGCGCTTCCGGGACGGCTGA
- a CDS encoding ATP-binding protein, translated as MTETQKLKVAFVGSHGVGKTTLCYGLAARLKARDVVLEVIHEVARRCPLPINEETGVASESWILHSQIAEEVVAAQRYPVVICDRSALDNYVYLLLAAGPQEGLELLVSYWMKTYDLLVQVPVVDEPSADGFRTTDPEFQRKVDDRLTRELAERGLEATRLDPEHRAEWLDQAEELVWNRVRPRQLSLL; from the coding sequence GTGACCGAGACGCAGAAGCTCAAGGTCGCGTTCGTCGGTAGCCACGGCGTGGGCAAGACCACGCTGTGTTACGGCCTGGCCGCGCGGCTCAAGGCCCGGGATGTCGTGCTCGAGGTGATCCACGAGGTCGCTCGCCGCTGTCCCCTGCCCATCAACGAGGAAACCGGCGTGGCCAGCGAGTCCTGGATCCTGCACAGCCAGATCGCGGAGGAAGTGGTGGCCGCCCAGCGCTATCCCGTCGTGATCTGCGACCGCAGCGCGCTCGACAACTACGTGTACCTCCTGCTCGCGGCGGGGCCCCAGGAGGGCCTCGAGCTCCTGGTGAGCTACTGGATGAAGACCTACGACCTCCTGGTTCAGGTCCCCGTGGTGGACGAGCCGAGCGCCGACGGCTTCCGCACCACCGACCCAGAGTTCCAGCGCAAGGTGGACGATCGCCTGACCCGCGAGCTCGCCGAGCGCGGCCTCGAGGCGACCCGGCTCGACCCCGAGCACCGAGCCGAGTGGCTGGATCAGGCCGAAGAGCTGGTGTGGAACCGCGTTCGTCCGCGCCAGCTGTCGCTCTTGTGA
- a CDS encoding protein kinase yields the protein MSPEARTEVIGGRYLLKSLRASGGGADVFAATHRLTKREVAVKVPHPNNPKGAARMARELEALSRVRAPGVIELLDAGEHAAGHYLVLELLEGRTLAGLLIARGKLGADEVTKIGAAVADALELCHESGVVHRDVRPGTLFVSRQPGREITLLDFGVAKVDGVEDAIASIAPVGSEDYAAPELLLTPEAADHQADLFGLGATLYECLTGGIPHGPDAETPRAPLRELRPDLPDALVAAVERATHRDPAERFASARELGDALRASTRMPMDSVRVLGQPRPSIPVSATAPSLADPGGVPATRRKHTRAPYSTLARLTSSSGERVDGRLEEMSEGGLQFLGERPITVGEVMRIRFALPATGRIAETPAVSRWTRAGRGGHATGFEFTELAEDARAEIQQYVRIMCGE from the coding sequence GTGAGCCCGGAAGCGCGAACCGAGGTGATCGGAGGCCGCTACTTGCTCAAGAGCCTGCGCGCGAGCGGTGGCGGAGCGGACGTGTTCGCCGCCACTCATCGCCTCACCAAACGGGAGGTCGCCGTCAAGGTCCCCCATCCGAACAACCCCAAGGGCGCCGCGCGGATGGCCCGCGAGCTCGAGGCCCTCTCGCGGGTGCGCGCCCCCGGAGTGATCGAGTTGCTCGACGCCGGCGAGCACGCCGCCGGGCACTACCTGGTGCTCGAGCTGCTCGAGGGGCGCACCCTCGCAGGTCTGCTCATCGCTCGAGGCAAGCTGGGAGCCGACGAGGTCACCAAGATCGGTGCGGCCGTGGCCGATGCCCTGGAGCTCTGCCACGAGAGCGGCGTCGTCCACCGCGACGTCAGGCCCGGGACGCTGTTCGTGTCGCGCCAGCCGGGCCGAGAGATCACGCTCCTCGACTTCGGCGTCGCCAAGGTCGACGGCGTCGAGGACGCCATCGCCAGCATCGCGCCGGTCGGCTCCGAGGACTACGCGGCACCCGAGCTGCTCCTGACGCCCGAGGCCGCCGATCACCAGGCGGACTTGTTCGGGCTCGGAGCGACGCTCTACGAGTGTCTCACCGGCGGCATACCCCACGGGCCGGACGCCGAAACGCCCCGGGCTCCCCTCCGCGAGCTGCGCCCCGATCTACCGGACGCCTTGGTCGCCGCGGTCGAGCGGGCCACGCACCGCGACCCGGCAGAGCGCTTCGCCAGTGCGCGCGAGCTCGGCGACGCGCTGCGCGCTTCCACGCGAATGCCGATGGACAGCGTGCGCGTGCTCGGACAGCCGCGCCCCTCGATCCCGGTCTCGGCCACGGCGCCTTCGCTCGCCGACCCCGGTGGCGTGCCGGCGACCCGCCGCAAGCACACACGCGCGCCTTACAGCACGCTGGCGAGGCTCACCAGCTCGAGCGGCGAGCGTGTGGACGGGCGCCTGGAGGAGATGTCGGAGGGTGGGCTGCAGTTCCTGGGCGAGCGGCCGATCACCGTCGGCGAGGTGATGCGCATCCGCTTCGCGCTGCCGGCGACCGGGCGGATCGCGGAGACCCCGGCGGTGTCTCGCTGGACGCGCGCCGGCCGGGGCGGACACGCCACGGGCTTCGAGTTCACCGAGCTCGCCGAGGACGCGCGCGCGGAGATCCAGCAGTACGTGCGCATCATGTGCGGCGAGTGA
- a CDS encoding alpha/beta fold hydrolase produces MKRSSAVALLALALALGCDSPQPKPGPAASAPPPAPAGSDVPSIMIVPTPGKPATFASSDGAALAGELFVSPEPNAPALILIHRLSGDRAELAPLVQRMVIAPKRFSILSFDLRGHGGSKAPPKAKLGDNKDLVKDVEAAIAHVTEATAPRAIVLVGTSIGAALVSQVAFGAAKVTALGLVSPGESISGHPLYRPYAEVRNLPTFLAGAKDDTVSKPALEALEKMAMSGTVKRYDGSRHSAQFLAEEHPELWADLESWLLGVFAEEPRERRSLYVAPGKEPKKPAPGGQPKKPGGPG; encoded by the coding sequence ATGAAGCGGTCTTCGGCCGTCGCTCTGCTCGCGCTGGCTCTGGCGCTCGGGTGCGACTCGCCCCAGCCCAAGCCGGGCCCTGCCGCGTCGGCGCCTCCGCCCGCGCCGGCGGGCAGTGACGTGCCCTCGATCATGATCGTCCCCACCCCGGGCAAGCCTGCGACCTTTGCCTCCAGCGACGGCGCGGCCCTGGCCGGGGAGCTGTTCGTCTCGCCGGAGCCCAATGCGCCGGCGCTGATCCTGATCCACCGGTTGAGCGGGGATCGCGCCGAGCTCGCGCCGCTGGTCCAGCGCATGGTGATCGCCCCGAAACGCTTCAGCATCTTGAGCTTCGACCTGCGCGGCCACGGCGGGTCGAAGGCGCCGCCGAAGGCCAAGCTCGGGGACAACAAGGATCTGGTCAAGGACGTCGAAGCTGCCATCGCTCACGTCACGGAGGCGACCGCGCCTCGGGCGATCGTCCTGGTCGGGACCTCCATCGGCGCGGCGCTGGTCAGCCAGGTCGCGTTCGGGGCGGCCAAGGTGACCGCGCTCGGCCTGGTGTCTCCGGGGGAGAGCATCAGCGGTCACCCGCTCTACCGGCCGTACGCGGAGGTGCGGAACCTGCCGACGTTCCTCGCGGGGGCCAAGGACGACACCGTCAGCAAACCCGCACTGGAAGCCCTCGAGAAGATGGCGATGAGCGGCACCGTGAAGCGCTACGACGGCTCCCGACACTCTGCGCAGTTCTTGGCCGAGGAGCACCCAGAGCTCTGGGCCGACCTCGAGAGCTGGCTCTTGGGCGTGTTCGCCGAGGAGCCGCGGGAGCGGCGCTCCCTGTACGTGGCGCCGGGCAAGGAGCCGAAGAAGCCCGCGCCGGGCGGACAGCCGAAGAAGCCGGGGGGCCCAGGCTGA
- a CDS encoding response regulator, which produces MARVLLVEDSGATRAFVRGALANVEAGDVPLEVVEAESGFEALRLLPRGPWNLVITDVNMPDINGLELLSFIRSSERHRSTPVLLMSTQTSERDRERGLALGAVGYLAKPFSPEQLRDEALRHLSRAEGESGHG; this is translated from the coding sequence ATGGCGCGCGTGCTGTTGGTCGAAGACTCCGGCGCGACCCGCGCCTTCGTGCGCGGCGCGCTCGCGAACGTCGAGGCCGGAGACGTGCCGCTCGAGGTGGTGGAGGCAGAGAGCGGGTTCGAGGCCCTGAGGCTCCTACCGCGCGGTCCGTGGAACCTGGTGATTACCGACGTCAACATGCCCGACATCAACGGCCTGGAGCTACTCAGCTTCATCCGCTCGAGCGAACGTCACCGCTCCACGCCGGTGCTGCTCATGTCGACGCAGACCTCGGAGCGCGACCGCGAGCGTGGGCTCGCGCTCGGGGCGGTCGGATACCTCGCCAAGCCGTTCAGCCCCGAGCAGCTCCGAGACGAGGCGTTGCGTCACTTGAGCCGGGCGGAGGGCGAGAGCGGTCATGGCTGA
- the dusB gene encoding tRNA dihydrouridine synthase DusB, with translation MDPVYRSEINRDVPPARPGEIAELRIGQLRVWPPVVLAPMAGVTNYPFRALCRRFGAGLYVSEMITARPLVEGRDKTLKLADFGPDESPRSLQLYGVDPYYVGEAVKRLVGEGRVDHIDMNFGCPVRKVTRKGGGAAIPVKPNLLRGIVKAAVDSAGEVPVTIKFRMGVHDGLLTYLDAGRIGEETGCAAVGLHARTAAQLYDGQARWEAIAELKQHVKIPVLGNGDIWEAEDALRMMRTTGCDGVIVGRGCLGRPWLFRDLVAVFDGREPDNPPNLGEVVDVMLEHARLLADWIGERAAMRAFRRHTTWYTKGFRGSAELRERMMHIQSYADLAAIVGTVDRSQPFPPSAMRVPRGKASGTQDVSLPEGYLDDRLDATPPSADAEDAFSGG, from the coding sequence ATGGATCCCGTCTACCGAAGTGAGATCAACCGCGACGTCCCGCCGGCGCGCCCGGGCGAGATCGCGGAGCTCCGCATCGGTCAGCTCCGGGTGTGGCCGCCGGTGGTGCTCGCGCCCATGGCCGGCGTCACCAACTACCCGTTTCGCGCGCTGTGCCGTCGCTTCGGGGCGGGGCTCTACGTGAGCGAGATGATCACCGCCCGCCCGCTGGTCGAGGGCCGCGACAAGACGCTCAAGCTCGCGGACTTCGGCCCGGACGAGAGCCCTCGCAGCCTGCAGCTCTACGGCGTGGACCCCTATTACGTGGGCGAAGCGGTGAAGCGCCTGGTGGGCGAAGGGCGGGTCGATCACATCGACATGAACTTCGGCTGTCCGGTGCGCAAGGTCACTCGCAAAGGAGGCGGCGCGGCCATCCCAGTGAAGCCGAACCTGCTCAGGGGCATCGTGAAGGCGGCGGTGGACTCGGCCGGGGAGGTCCCGGTCACGATCAAGTTCCGCATGGGCGTCCACGACGGTCTGCTCACCTACCTCGACGCGGGTCGCATCGGCGAGGAGACGGGCTGCGCGGCGGTGGGGCTCCACGCCCGCACGGCGGCTCAGCTCTACGACGGACAGGCGCGCTGGGAGGCCATCGCCGAGCTCAAGCAGCACGTCAAGATCCCCGTGCTCGGCAACGGCGACATCTGGGAGGCCGAGGACGCACTGCGCATGATGCGGACCACCGGCTGCGACGGCGTCATCGTCGGCCGCGGCTGCCTGGGCCGACCCTGGCTGTTCCGCGATCTCGTGGCGGTCTTCGACGGTCGCGAGCCGGACAATCCGCCCAACCTCGGCGAGGTCGTCGACGTCATGCTGGAGCACGCCCGGCTGCTCGCGGACTGGATCGGCGAGCGCGCGGCCATGCGGGCCTTTCGCCGGCACACGACCTGGTACACCAAGGGCTTCCGCGGCAGCGCCGAGCTGCGCGAACGGATGATGCACATCCAGAGCTATGCGGATCTCGCGGCCATCGTCGGGACGGTGGATCGCTCGCAGCCGTTCCCGCCCTCCGCGATGCGCGTGCCGCGCGGCAAGGCGTCGGGCACGCAGGACGTCAGCCTACCCGAGGGCTACCTGGACGACCGGCTCGACGCGACGCCGCCCTCGGCCGATGCCGAGGACGCCTTCAGCGGCGGCTGA
- a CDS encoding MATE family efflux transporter, with product MRAAPEQSSTFEVARELFRLAWPAVMVGFLQTAVFLADRLLLGRFSQDALASMQVQGPVLWSLFSVFGGVLVGTVPLVARSVGAGDRARAEGAAHASLRVAFVVGVLVTLACLALVEPIVVGLGPKNDVVRELSRRYLVVAIFAFPPMFVAWTAALVLNAAGNTRTPFVVGLLTNGVNVVANVVLIFGADLGPLGRVPALGVTGSAIGSVLAFTLEASLLSWVLSRASSPVRVVRPWRSGGATERAARRDLFRLGGPAVLERIAIHAGYLAYTSVVTRLGPLVMASNQALITLESICFLSADGFGVAASALVGQALGRGAKGSATRAGWLGSALCAAALSSLGLGIWAAGPVLLGAFVPTGQDGSALVATSQSALPLLALSQPFMAAAVVLSASLRGAGDTMSPLYSAVVGGALVRVGLAVWLGLELELGVRALWLASAADWVTRTLWLAAAFARGRWQERRV from the coding sequence ATGCGCGCCGCACCGGAGCAGAGCTCCACGTTCGAGGTGGCGAGGGAGCTGTTCCGGCTCGCCTGGCCCGCCGTCATGGTGGGCTTCCTGCAGACCGCGGTCTTCCTCGCCGACCGCCTGCTGCTCGGCCGCTTCAGCCAGGATGCACTGGCCAGCATGCAGGTGCAGGGGCCGGTCCTGTGGTCGCTGTTCAGCGTGTTCGGCGGAGTGCTCGTGGGCACGGTCCCCCTGGTCGCTCGCTCGGTGGGCGCGGGCGATCGAGCGCGGGCCGAAGGCGCCGCCCACGCTTCGCTGCGCGTTGCCTTCGTGGTCGGCGTGCTGGTCACCCTCGCGTGCCTCGCTCTCGTCGAGCCCATCGTCGTGGGGCTGGGGCCGAAGAACGACGTCGTGCGGGAGCTCTCGCGCCGCTACCTGGTGGTGGCGATCTTCGCCTTTCCACCGATGTTCGTCGCCTGGACCGCAGCTCTGGTGCTGAACGCCGCCGGCAACACCCGCACGCCGTTCGTGGTGGGCTTGCTCACGAACGGCGTGAACGTCGTCGCCAACGTCGTCCTGATCTTCGGCGCCGATCTGGGGCCACTCGGCCGAGTCCCAGCCTTGGGGGTCACCGGCTCCGCCATCGGCTCGGTGTTGGCGTTCACGCTGGAGGCGTCGCTCCTCAGCTGGGTCCTGTCGCGAGCGAGCTCGCCGGTGCGCGTCGTCCGGCCGTGGCGCTCGGGGGGCGCGACCGAGCGCGCGGCGCGCCGTGATCTGTTTCGGCTCGGGGGACCGGCGGTGCTCGAGCGCATCGCGATCCACGCCGGCTACCTCGCCTACACGAGCGTCGTGACCCGGCTCGGCCCGCTGGTCATGGCCAGCAACCAGGCTTTGATCACCCTGGAGTCGATCTGCTTCCTCAGCGCGGACGGCTTCGGAGTCGCAGCGTCGGCGCTGGTCGGCCAGGCGCTGGGCCGCGGTGCGAAGGGGAGCGCGACCCGCGCGGGCTGGCTCGGCTCTGCGCTCTGTGCGGCGGCGCTCAGCAGCCTGGGCCTGGGCATCTGGGCTGCCGGCCCGGTGCTGCTCGGGGCGTTCGTTCCGACCGGGCAAGACGGCAGCGCGCTGGTCGCCACGAGCCAGAGCGCGTTGCCCCTGCTCGCACTGTCTCAGCCTTTCATGGCGGCGGCGGTGGTGCTCTCGGCGTCGCTCCGCGGCGCCGGGGACACGATGTCGCCGCTCTACTCGGCGGTGGTCGGCGGAGCCCTCGTGCGCGTGGGGCTGGCCGTCTGGCTCGGCCTGGAGCTCGAGCTCGGAGTGCGGGCGCTCTGGCTGGCGAGCGCCGCCGACTGGGTCACGCGCACGCTCTGGCTCGCCGCCGCCTTCGCGCGGGGGCGCTGGCAGGAGCGCCGAGTCTGA
- a CDS encoding amidohydrolase family protein, with protein MTFDLVVRGGTVVDGSGSAAYSADIGIRAGRIAEIGRIGGNARRVIDASGALVTPGFTDIHCHYDGQISWDEELSPSSLHGVTTVVLGNCGVGFAPVRERDRARLIALMEGVEDIPGSALSEGINWEWESFPEYMRALDARPHAIDFGLQIPHDALRVYVMGDRAIAGEAANEDEIASMRELVKQALDAGAIGFSTGRSDNHRAADGGATPASEAEARELAGIARAFAGRESGVLQAVSDFDMNVGDERFDAEFDVLERMAEAAGGRPTSVSLMQRDQAPNQWRRILERVERAHARGVPMRVQAGARGIGVLLGFEATFHPFMGFPSYKRIAHLPLGERVRQLADPAVRARLLTEKHEPVAGDGSPIPPLADKLLEMMDVVAMRLFRLGSRPNYEPAVGESIAAEAFARNVSTLEAVYDALLEDDGKALLYFPIYNYTEMSLDNVRSMLTHPLALPGLSDGGAHVGTVCDASFSTFLLTHWARDRQSDRLPLERVVQMLGRDTARYVGLSDRGEIALGQRADLNVIDFDRLGLARPEMVFDLPAGGRRLVQRAEGYLATLVAGEIVLEADRLTGARPGKLATPKGSRA; from the coding sequence ATGACCTTCGACCTCGTGGTGCGCGGCGGAACCGTCGTCGACGGCAGCGGGAGTGCAGCCTACTCGGCGGACATCGGCATTCGTGCCGGCCGCATCGCCGAGATCGGGCGTATCGGCGGCAACGCTCGGCGCGTCATCGACGCGTCCGGTGCGCTGGTGACGCCCGGCTTCACCGACATTCACTGCCACTACGACGGCCAGATCTCCTGGGACGAAGAGCTCTCCCCGTCGAGCCTGCACGGCGTGACCACCGTGGTCCTCGGCAACTGCGGCGTCGGCTTCGCGCCGGTGCGGGAGCGTGACCGCGCCCGGCTGATCGCGCTGATGGAGGGCGTGGAGGACATCCCCGGCAGCGCGCTCTCGGAGGGCATCAACTGGGAGTGGGAGAGCTTCCCGGAGTACATGCGGGCCCTCGACGCACGCCCCCACGCCATCGACTTCGGTCTGCAGATCCCCCACGACGCCCTCAGGGTCTACGTGATGGGCGATCGGGCAATCGCCGGTGAAGCGGCGAACGAAGACGAGATCGCCTCGATGCGCGAGCTCGTGAAGCAGGCCCTCGACGCCGGCGCCATCGGCTTCTCCACGGGGCGTTCGGACAACCACCGCGCAGCCGACGGCGGCGCGACACCCGCCTCGGAGGCGGAGGCTCGGGAGCTCGCCGGCATCGCTCGGGCTTTCGCCGGGCGCGAGAGCGGCGTCCTACAGGCCGTCTCGGATTTCGACATGAACGTGGGCGACGAGCGCTTCGACGCCGAGTTCGACGTGCTCGAACGCATGGCCGAGGCCGCCGGCGGGCGCCCGACATCGGTCTCGCTGATGCAGCGCGATCAAGCACCGAACCAGTGGCGCCGCATCCTGGAGCGCGTGGAGCGCGCGCACGCGCGCGGCGTGCCGATGCGGGTGCAGGCGGGCGCGCGGGGTATCGGCGTGCTGCTCGGGTTCGAGGCCACTTTCCATCCCTTCATGGGTTTCCCTTCCTACAAGCGCATCGCGCACCTGCCCCTCGGCGAGCGAGTGCGACAGCTCGCCGATCCGGCCGTGCGCGCGCGACTCTTGACCGAGAAGCACGAGCCCGTCGCGGGGGACGGCAGCCCGATCCCCCCGCTGGCCGACAAGCTCTTGGAAATGATGGACGTGGTCGCCATGCGCCTCTTTCGCCTGGGCTCGCGGCCCAACTACGAGCCTGCTGTCGGCGAGTCCATCGCCGCGGAGGCCTTCGCCCGCAACGTGTCCACCCTCGAGGCAGTGTACGACGCATTGCTCGAAGACGACGGCAAGGCGCTGCTCTACTTCCCCATCTACAACTACACGGAGATGAGTTTGGACAACGTTCGCAGCATGCTCACGCACCCGCTGGCGTTGCCGGGGCTCAGCGACGGCGGCGCGCACGTCGGCACGGTCTGCGACGCCAGCTTCTCCACGTTCCTCTTGACGCACTGGGCGCGCGATCGCCAAAGTGACCGGTTACCCCTGGAGCGAGTCGTGCAGATGCTCGGGCGCGACACCGCGCGCTACGTGGGGCTCTCGGACCGCGGCGAAATCGCTCTTGGCCAGCGCGCCGACCTCAACGTCATCGACTTCGACCGGCTCGGCCTGGCGCGACCGGAGATGGTGTTCGACCTCCCCGCGGGCGGGCGCCGCTTGGTGCAACGAGCCGAGGGTTACCTCGCCACGTTGGTCGCGGGCGAGATCGTGCTCGAAGCCGATCGCCTGACCGGCGCCCGTCCGGGCAAGCTGGCAACGCCGAAGGGGAGCCGAGCGTGA
- a CDS encoding response regulator produces the protein MESALPESVPFHVLLAEDDRELRELLSSVLRREGFAVTALEDGAKLLDYCADHLGSDGSIRGVDLLVTDVRMPGFSGLDVLTALRRVSVRCPVVLVTAFGDEALHQFARQLGVVAVLDKPFDVNELTYFASVQRTLSGGAPES, from the coding sequence GTGGAGAGCGCCTTGCCCGAATCCGTCCCGTTCCACGTCCTACTGGCGGAAGACGACCGCGAGCTCCGCGAGCTCTTGTCGAGCGTATTGCGCCGGGAGGGCTTCGCCGTGACCGCGCTCGAAGACGGAGCGAAGCTCCTCGACTACTGCGCCGACCACCTGGGCTCGGACGGGAGCATCCGCGGCGTGGATCTGCTCGTCACCGACGTGCGCATGCCCGGCTTCAGCGGGTTGGACGTGCTGACCGCGCTCCGGCGAGTCTCCGTCCGCTGTCCCGTGGTGTTGGTGACCGCCTTCGGCGACGAAGCCCTGCACCAGTTCGCGCGACAGCTCGGCGTGGTCGCGGTGCTCGACAAACCGTTCGACGTGAACGAGCTCACGTATTTCGCCTCGGTCCAGCGGACCCTGAGCGGGGGCGCCCCCGAGAGCTGA